In Blautia wexlerae DSM 19850, a single window of DNA contains:
- the pta gene encoding phosphate acetyltransferase translates to MGFIDTLKERAKANVKTIVLPETEDKRTLAATEKILKEGIAKVILVGNEEAVKKSAAEDGYDISGAQIVDPATSEKTQGYIDKLVELRQKKGMTPDQAKEILLNQYLYYGVMMVKMGDADGMVSGACHSTADTLRPCLQILKTKPGTKLVSAFFLMVVPNCEYGANGAFVFADSGLNQNPTSEELAAIAASSAESFELLVKEKPIVAMLSHSTKGSAKHADVDKVVEATKIAKEQNPELALDGEFQLDAAIVPSVGASKAPGSEVAGKANVLVFPDLDAGNIGYKLVQRLAKAEAYGPVTQGIAKPVNDLSRGCSADDIVGVVAITAVQCQADDNK, encoded by the coding sequence ATGGGATTTATTGACACACTCAAAGAGAGAGCAAAAGCAAACGTAAAAACAATCGTACTTCCGGAGACAGAGGATAAGAGAACTCTGGCAGCTACAGAGAAAATTTTAAAAGAAGGAATTGCAAAGGTTATCCTTGTTGGTAACGAAGAAGCTGTTAAAAAGAGTGCAGCTGAAGACGGATATGATATTTCCGGCGCACAGATCGTAGATCCTGCTACATCAGAGAAAACACAGGGATACATTGACAAGTTAGTAGAATTAAGACAGAAAAAAGGCATGACACCGGATCAGGCTAAAGAGATTCTTCTTAACCAGTATCTGTACTATGGTGTAATGATGGTAAAAATGGGCGATGCAGACGGTATGGTATCCGGTGCATGTCACTCTACAGCTGATACATTAAGACCATGTCTTCAGATCCTGAAAACAAAACCAGGTACAAAACTTGTATCTGCATTCTTCTTAATGGTAGTTCCGAACTGCGAATATGGCGCAAACGGCGCATTTGTATTTGCTGATTCCGGTCTGAACCAGAACCCGACTTCAGAAGAGCTTGCAGCAATCGCAGCATCTTCTGCAGAATCCTTTGAACTTCTTGTTAAGGAGAAACCAATCGTTGCAATGCTTTCACACTCCACTAAAGGCAGTGCAAAACATGCTGACGTAGATAAAGTTGTAGAAGCTACAAAGATCGCAAAAGAGCAGAATCCGGAACTTGCACTTGACGGAGAATTCCAGCTTGATGCAGCTATCGTTCCAAGCGTAGGCGCTTCTAAAGCTCCTGGAAGCGAAGTTGCAGGTAAAGCTAACGTACTTGTATTCCCAGACCTTGATGCAGGTAACATCGGATACAAACTTGTACAGCGTCTTGCAAAAGCAGAAGCTTACGGACCTGTAACCCAGGGTATCGCTAAACCTGTAAATGACCTGTCCCGTGGATGCTCTGCAGACGATATCGTTGGTGTGGTAGCTATCACAGCAGTACAGTGCCAGGCTGACGACAACAAATAA
- a CDS encoding acetate/propionate family kinase: protein MNVLVINCGSSSLKYQLINSDSEAVLAKGLCERIGIDGRLVYQKTGCDKEITEAAMPTHKEAIQMVLDALTNDKTGAIGSLKEVNAVGHRVVHGGEKFAKSVVITDEVISAVEECNDLAPLHNPANLIGIRVCSELMPGVPQVAVFDTAFHQTMPAKAYLYGLPIEYYKNYKVRRYGFHGTSHSFVSKRAVEFLGLDKDNSKVIVCHLGNGSSISAVVNGQCVDTTMGLTPLEGVVMGTRSGNIDPAIMEFIAKKENLDIAGMMNVLNKKSGLLGLSGGLSSDFRDLNDAAQSGNEDAANAIDVLCYGIAKFVGGYVAAMNGVDAIVFTAGIGENAIPVREKVVSYLGYLGVTLDKEANGVRGEEIVISTPDSKVKVAVIPTNEELAICRETVALV, encoded by the coding sequence ATGAACGTATTAGTAATCAACTGTGGAAGTTCATCCCTTAAATATCAGCTGATCAACTCTGATTCAGAAGCAGTTCTTGCAAAAGGTCTCTGCGAAAGAATCGGTATCGATGGAAGATTAGTATATCAGAAAACAGGCTGTGACAAAGAGATCACAGAAGCTGCAATGCCTACACATAAAGAAGCAATCCAGATGGTACTGGATGCCCTCACAAATGATAAAACAGGCGCAATCGGAAGCCTGAAAGAAGTAAATGCTGTTGGACATCGTGTTGTACATGGTGGTGAGAAATTTGCCAAATCTGTAGTGATCACAGATGAAGTAATCTCAGCAGTAGAAGAATGCAATGACCTTGCACCACTTCATAACCCTGCAAACCTGATCGGTATCCGTGTATGCTCCGAGCTTATGCCGGGTGTACCTCAGGTAGCAGTATTCGATACAGCTTTCCATCAGACAATGCCTGCAAAAGCATATCTCTATGGTCTTCCGATCGAATATTACAAGAACTACAAAGTAAGAAGATATGGTTTCCACGGAACATCCCACAGCTTTGTTTCCAAACGTGCTGTTGAATTCCTTGGTCTTGACAAAGACAACTCCAAAGTTATCGTCTGCCACCTTGGAAACGGTTCTTCCATCAGTGCTGTAGTAAACGGACAGTGTGTAGACACAACAATGGGTCTTACTCCACTTGAAGGTGTTGTTATGGGAACACGTTCCGGTAACATCGACCCGGCTATCATGGAATTCATCGCTAAGAAAGAAAACCTTGATATCGCAGGTATGATGAACGTTCTTAATAAGAAATCCGGTCTTCTTGGATTATCCGGCGGATTATCCAGTGACTTCCGTGACCTGAACGATGCAGCTCAGAGCGGAAACGAAGATGCAGCTAACGCAATCGATGTTCTCTGCTATGGTATCGCTAAATTCGTTGGCGGATATGTTGCAGCTATGAACGGTGTAGATGCCATCGTATTTACAGCAGGTATCGGCGAGAATGCTATTCCTGTACGTGAGAAAGTTGTAAGCTATCTTGGATACCTTGGAGTTACACTTGACAAAGAAGCTAACGGAGTTCGCGGAGAAGAGATCGTTATCTCTACACCGGATTCCAAAGTTAAAGTTGCTGTAATTCCTACAAACGAAGAACTTGCAATCTGCAGAGAGACAGTAGCTCTGGTTTAA
- a CDS encoding YceD family protein, translated as MQIHLSDISSSEGMRIQKTAEFGMDTITFQSGSFPVLAKEPIELTITNTGDRNLEIRGTGKITVGIPCDRCLEEVSTEIPLEIERKLDMKLTDEDRVNDLDESSYLTGMDLDVDQLVYLEVLMSWPLKVLCREDCKGICSQCGKNLNDGPCGCVEEPKDPRMAAISDIFSKFKEV; from the coding sequence ATGCAGATACATTTATCAGATATTTCATCCAGTGAAGGAATGCGTATTCAGAAGACTGCAGAGTTTGGAATGGATACGATCACCTTTCAATCAGGAAGCTTTCCGGTACTTGCAAAAGAACCCATAGAGCTTACGATCACGAATACAGGTGACAGAAATCTTGAGATCAGAGGAACGGGTAAGATTACCGTAGGTATTCCCTGTGACAGATGTCTGGAAGAGGTTTCAACAGAGATTCCTTTGGAGATTGAGCGAAAACTTGATATGAAGCTTACGGATGAAGACCGTGTGAATGATCTGGACGAAAGTTCTTATCTCACAGGTATGGACCTGGATGTGGACCAGCTGGTCTATCTTGAGGTACTGATGAGCTGGCCTTTGAAGGTTTTATGTAGAGAAGACTGCAAAGGAATCTGTAGCCAGTGCGGGAAAAACCTCAATGACGGTCCCTGTGGATGCGTCGAGGAACCTAAGGATCCCCGTATGGCAGCTATCAGTGATATATTTAGTAAATTTAAGGAGGTGTAA
- the rpmF gene encoding 50S ribosomal protein L32, producing the protein MSICPKNKSSKARRDKRRANWKMSAPNLVKCSKCGELMMPHRVCKACGSYNKKEIIKVED; encoded by the coding sequence ATGTCCATCTGTCCGAAGAATAAATCTTCCAAAGCAAGACGCGATAAGAGAAGAGCAAACTGGAAAATGAGCGCTCCGAACCTTGTAAAATGCAGCAAATGTGGCGAACTGATGATGCCACACAGAGTATGCAAAGCTTGCGGAAGCTACAACAAAAAGGAAATCATTAAAGTTGAAGACTAA
- a CDS encoding MATE family efflux transporter: MNEKEKVNQITEGVIWKQLLLFFFPIVFGTFFQQIYNTADTIVVGRFVGKQALAAVGGSASQIANLIVGFFVGLSSGAAVVISQFYGAKDKKNLSKALHTAFAFSIAAGIVLTVVGIFLTRPALMLMKTPADVVEDSAVYLHIYFGGMVFNLVYNMGAAILRAVGDSKRPLYVLIITCVLNIILDLLFVVAFGMGVTGVAVATVTSQVISALIVTVMLLKTREIYVLKINQIRFDRRMLFSVLRIGIPAGLESVMYNISNIVIQVFVNNLGTDTVAAWGTLGKIDAIFWMVINAFAISITTFVGQNFGAGKYHRMRKSVSVCMVMSMVSSAVMIILMYSFAPWIYRLFTTDSAVIVHGVHMSRFLLPSYFIYVIIGILSGALRGTGKVLVPMLLTCGGVCSLRILWLFTAGQMYPGINTIMLSYPVSWSITAVLFIVYYFMKFPGKKKEN, translated from the coding sequence ATGAATGAGAAGGAGAAGGTAAATCAGATCACAGAAGGTGTGATCTGGAAACAGCTGCTGTTATTTTTCTTTCCTATTGTATTTGGAACATTTTTTCAGCAGATTTATAATACGGCAGATACTATTGTTGTCGGCCGTTTCGTAGGAAAACAGGCACTTGCTGCAGTTGGAGGTTCTGCCAGTCAGATCGCCAATCTGATCGTTGGCTTTTTTGTAGGGCTTTCCTCAGGGGCGGCAGTTGTGATTTCGCAGTTTTATGGGGCAAAAGATAAGAAGAATCTGAGTAAGGCACTGCATACAGCATTCGCATTCTCCATTGCAGCGGGAATTGTTCTTACTGTAGTGGGGATTTTTCTGACCAGACCTGCATTAATGCTTATGAAGACACCTGCAGATGTGGTAGAGGACTCTGCAGTGTATCTTCATATTTATTTTGGCGGAATGGTTTTTAACCTGGTTTATAATATGGGGGCCGCCATCCTGCGTGCAGTAGGAGACTCCAAAAGACCACTGTATGTTCTGATCATTACCTGTGTGCTGAACATTATTCTTGATCTGCTGTTTGTGGTTGCGTTTGGCATGGGTGTGACAGGAGTAGCTGTTGCTACAGTTACTTCTCAGGTAATCAGTGCGCTGATCGTAACAGTAATGCTTCTGAAAACCAGAGAGATATATGTGCTGAAGATCAATCAGATCCGTTTTGACAGAAGAATGCTGTTTTCAGTTCTGAGAATCGGTATTCCGGCAGGTCTGGAATCTGTAATGTATAATATTTCCAATATTGTGATACAGGTATTTGTAAATAATCTGGGAACTGACACAGTGGCGGCATGGGGAACTCTTGGGAAAATCGATGCTATTTTCTGGATGGTGATCAATGCGTTCGCAATTTCCATTACTACCTTTGTGGGACAGAATTTCGGAGCCGGCAAATATCACCGTATGCGAAAGAGTGTGAGTGTCTGCATGGTCATGAGTATGGTCAGTTCTGCGGTGATGATCATTTTGATGTATTCATTTGCTCCCTGGATTTATCGTCTGTTTACCACAGACAGTGCAGTGATCGTCCATGGTGTTCATATGAGTCGTTTTTTACTGCCGTCCTATTTCATTTATGTGATCATAGGGATTCTGTCCGGGGCACTGAGGGGTACCGGGAAGGTTCTGGTGCCTATGCTCCTTACCTGCGGCGGTGTGTGTTCCCTGAGAATCCTGTGGCTTTTTACAGCCGGACAGATGTACCCGGGAATTAATACGATCATGCTCAGTTATCCGGTTTCATGGAGCATTACGGCAGTATTGTTTATTGTATATTATTTTATGAAATTTCCAGGAAAGAAAAAGGAGAATTAA
- a CDS encoding sensor histidine kinase has translation MKKNWKYSLLLIATVFALTMGIFFLFYRFDNKYTARGDQAIQGILYVPDDDSVHYLAREWEYYPDVLLTPQEIKEQKEDYYSRYVSIGEYGGMDLGDKNKSPFGSGTYRMTLVLPEKEKQYAIGLTEIFSAYKLYINGELMGQMGNPDPDNYQEQIQNRVFTFEGKGTAEIVIAVTDKHSVSSGIQYVPVLASPFKVNIIRGLSLMIAVVFMAFTFFVLIFSVYMYMRTKKVEFGLFALLCICVLGYGSYPILHSFVAVKVQPCYGMEALFYYLMFAGVMLVQQKILGGEERIPEILAGVAAVAGVMVFVAEMLCSRAQSATGLYLISKLTEILKWAAAGYLLFRSVKEIKQKYSNVLLVGIVVYAASLAADRIWRLYEPIIGGWFMEIGAAVLVASVGLTLWMELANAYRFQLTYGEYSRQMEQKLQIQKQNYEELTEKMDEISRMRHDMRHHLRTIMSYTQQGKYQEMMEYLQEYASVITEEEKLICYCRNMAVDAVIHFYAGELRKKGIPFECDMMLPQNIGISDTDLCKIYGNLLENAVDAVKDLLPENKPYVKMLTKVKNRKLLIEISNPYSNGIQRREKVFYSTKHEGFGIGTASVAEVVQRMGGYVVFNTEEGIFKVNIFLPVKTVQ, from the coding sequence ATGAAGAAGAACTGGAAATATTCATTACTACTTATAGCAACTGTATTTGCATTGACTATGGGCATATTCTTTCTGTTTTACCGCTTTGATAACAAATATACGGCCAGGGGGGACCAGGCCATTCAGGGAATCCTCTATGTGCCTGATGATGATTCTGTGCATTATCTTGCCAGGGAATGGGAATATTATCCGGATGTATTGCTGACACCGCAGGAAATAAAGGAACAGAAGGAGGACTACTACAGCCGTTATGTTTCCATTGGCGAGTACGGTGGAATGGACCTGGGCGACAAAAATAAATCTCCTTTTGGAAGTGGTACCTATCGGATGACCCTGGTGCTTCCTGAAAAAGAAAAACAATATGCTATTGGCCTGACAGAGATTTTTTCTGCTTACAAGCTGTATATTAATGGGGAATTGATGGGGCAGATGGGAAATCCGGATCCGGACAATTACCAGGAGCAGATTCAGAACAGGGTATTTACCTTTGAGGGAAAAGGAACTGCAGAGATTGTGATCGCAGTGACAGACAAACATTCGGTGTCATCGGGAATTCAGTATGTGCCGGTTTTGGCTTCTCCTTTTAAAGTGAATATTATCCGCGGGTTGTCGCTTATGATTGCTGTGGTATTTATGGCTTTTACATTTTTTGTCCTGATTTTTTCAGTGTATATGTATATGCGAACTAAAAAAGTGGAGTTTGGACTTTTTGCCCTGCTTTGTATCTGTGTGCTGGGATATGGTTCTTATCCGATCCTGCATTCCTTTGTTGCAGTAAAAGTACAGCCTTGTTATGGAATGGAGGCATTGTTCTATTATCTGATGTTTGCCGGTGTTATGCTGGTACAACAGAAGATCCTGGGAGGTGAGGAAAGGATTCCGGAAATTCTTGCAGGTGTGGCCGCAGTAGCCGGAGTGATGGTTTTTGTGGCAGAAATGCTGTGCAGCAGAGCCCAGTCTGCAACAGGGCTGTATCTGATCTCTAAGCTTACAGAGATTTTGAAGTGGGCAGCAGCCGGTTATCTGCTTTTCAGAAGTGTAAAGGAGATAAAACAGAAGTACAGTAATGTACTTTTAGTGGGAATTGTTGTTTATGCAGCGTCTCTGGCAGCAGACCGGATATGGAGATTATATGAGCCGATCATTGGCGGGTGGTTTATGGAAATTGGTGCAGCAGTGCTTGTAGCCAGTGTGGGACTGACTCTGTGGATGGAGCTTGCCAATGCTTACAGATTTCAGCTTACCTATGGAGAATACAGCCGTCAGATGGAACAGAAACTGCAGATACAGAAACAGAATTATGAGGAACTTACAGAAAAGATGGATGAGATCAGCAGGATGCGCCATGATATGAGACACCATCTGCGCACCATCATGTCTTACACCCAGCAGGGAAAATATCAGGAGATGATGGAATATCTGCAGGAGTATGCATCCGTTATAACAGAAGAGGAAAAGCTAATCTGTTATTGCAGAAACATGGCCGTAGATGCAGTGATCCATTTTTATGCAGGAGAACTGAGGAAGAAAGGGATTCCTTTTGAATGTGATATGATGCTGCCACAGAATATTGGCATTTCAGATACAGATCTGTGCAAAATATATGGAAATCTTCTGGAAAATGCCGTAGATGCAGTAAAAGATCTGCTGCCGGAAAATAAGCCTTATGTAAAGATGCTTACAAAGGTTAAGAACAGGAAGCTTCTGATAGAGATTTCAAATCCATATTCCAATGGAATCCAGCGAAGGGAAAAAGTTTTTTATTCAACAAAGCATGAAGGCTTTGGAATCGGAACAGCGTCTGTGGCAGAAGTGGTACAACGAATGGGCGGATATGTAGTTTTTAATACAGAAGAGGGTATTTTTAAAGTAAATATCTTTCTGCCGGTGAAAACAGTACAGTAA
- a CDS encoding LytR/AlgR family response regulator transcription factor, whose amino-acid sequence MNIAILDDSKEDLRQVKSVISSYYESQNTSADIHLYSSAEAFFTKYIPGFYDLIIMDIYMGSMTGMDAARKLREARDTAALIFISSSDSFAVESYDVQASYYLLKPFDPEKLCRILSTIQFRQSQNSRYIELISDRTPVKIPVRSILYVDTYRNAVQVHTTDAGIIRSYITFQKFEELLEGMKCFLSCYRGCIVNMDHIEKSTDEGFVMDNQELVTVRKRGSNAIKKAYLEYLFSSDSDK is encoded by the coding sequence TTGAATATTGCAATCCTTGACGATTCAAAGGAAGATCTGCGTCAGGTAAAATCTGTCATTTCTTCTTATTATGAATCCCAGAACACATCCGCAGACATCCATTTGTATTCCAGCGCAGAAGCTTTTTTTACTAAATACATACCCGGATTTTACGACCTGATCATTATGGATATTTATATGGGCAGTATGACCGGTATGGATGCAGCCAGAAAGCTCCGCGAAGCCAGGGATACAGCTGCTCTGATTTTTATTTCAAGCAGTGATTCCTTTGCTGTGGAAAGCTATGATGTACAGGCATCCTACTATCTGCTGAAGCCCTTTGACCCGGAGAAGCTTTGCCGGATCCTCTCAACAATCCAGTTCAGGCAGTCGCAGAATTCCAGATATATAGAGCTGATTTCCGACCGTACCCCTGTAAAGATCCCTGTCAGGAGCATCCTGTACGTGGATACCTACCGCAATGCAGTTCAGGTACATACCACAGATGCAGGCATTATACGCTCCTACATAACCTTCCAGAAATTCGAAGAGCTTCTGGAGGGAATGAAATGTTTTCTCTCCTGTTACAGAGGCTGTATCGTAAATATGGATCACATCGAGAAATCCACAGATGAAGGCTTTGTTATGGACAATCAGGAGCTTGTTACTGTACGCAAGCGTGGCTCCAACGCAATAAAAAAAGCATATCTGGAATACTTATTCTCTTCAGACTCTGATAAATAA
- a CDS encoding ABC-F family ATP-binding cassette domain-containing protein, which yields MNILNIEHVSKVFGEKVVLDDVSYGVHQGDKIGIIGINGTGKSTILKIIGGLEEPDEGQVITQNGLRITYLPQMPEFPQGASVLDYVAEGKWQKDWSTESEARNVLNKLGITDHEEKIDHLSGGQKKRVALARTLVNPCDVLLLDEPTNHLDNEMVTWLEDFLRSFKGVVIMVTHDRYFLDRVTNKILEISHGGLYAYEANYSKFLELKAEREEMELASERKRQSVLRMELEWAKRGCRARSTKQRARLERLEALKNGKAPVRDANVELDSVETRMGKKTIELHHISKSFGEKKILDDFNYIVLRNQRLGIIGPNGCGKSTLIKIIDGMVQPDAGEVEIGETIRIGYFAQEVPDMDTNQRVIDYIRDVAEYIPTRDGKISATMMLERFLFDSAMQYAPIAKLSGGEKRRLYLLKVLMEAPNVLLLDEPSNDLDIPTLTILEDYLDSFAGIVIAVSHDRYFLDNIVDRIFAFEGNGHLTQYEGGYTDYTEALARKGGAVSEGQSIAVGAEKKKSAQADWKQNRPQKLKFTYKEQREFETIDDDIATLEELLEKLDKDMEANATNSVKLREIMEQKEKAQADLDEKMDRWVYLNDLAERIEAQKSEK from the coding sequence ATGAATATTCTGAATATAGAGCATGTTTCCAAGGTGTTTGGTGAGAAGGTGGTGCTGGATGATGTTTCCTACGGGGTGCATCAGGGAGATAAGATTGGGATCATCGGGATTAATGGGACTGGGAAGTCTACGATTCTGAAGATCATCGGCGGTCTGGAGGAGCCGGATGAGGGGCAGGTGATCACTCAAAATGGCCTGAGAATCACGTATCTTCCGCAGATGCCGGAGTTTCCGCAGGGAGCTTCTGTCCTGGATTATGTGGCAGAAGGAAAGTGGCAGAAAGACTGGAGTACTGAGAGCGAGGCAAGGAATGTTCTGAATAAGCTGGGAATTACAGACCATGAGGAGAAGATCGATCATTTATCCGGGGGACAGAAGAAAAGGGTGGCACTGGCAAGGACTCTGGTGAATCCCTGTGATGTGCTGCTTCTGGACGAGCCTACCAACCATCTGGATAATGAGATGGTGACCTGGCTGGAGGACTTTCTGAGAAGTTTTAAGGGCGTTGTGATTATGGTTACTCATGACAGATATTTCCTCGACAGGGTTACTAATAAGATTCTGGAGATTTCCCATGGCGGCCTTTATGCTTATGAGGCTAATTACTCGAAGTTTCTGGAACTGAAGGCAGAGCGTGAGGAGATGGAGCTTGCCAGTGAGAGGAAGAGACAGAGCGTACTCCGCATGGAACTGGAGTGGGCAAAGCGTGGATGCAGAGCCAGAAGTACCAAGCAGCGGGCACGTCTGGAACGCCTGGAGGCACTGAAGAACGGAAAGGCTCCGGTGCGTGATGCGAATGTGGAGCTGGATTCTGTTGAGACACGTATGGGAAAGAAGACAATCGAACTTCACCATATCAGCAAGAGTTTTGGTGAGAAGAAGATCCTGGATGATTTTAATTATATTGTGCTGCGCAATCAGCGTCTGGGAATTATCGGCCCCAATGGATGCGGAAAGTCAACTTTGATCAAGATTATTGATGGGATGGTACAGCCGGATGCAGGAGAAGTGGAAATTGGAGAAACCATCCGCATAGGGTATTTTGCACAGGAAGTGCCGGATATGGATACCAATCAGCGTGTGATCGATTATATCCGCGACGTGGCAGAGTATATTCCGACCAGAGACGGGAAGATTTCCGCAACAATGATGCTGGAGAGGTTTCTCTTTGATTCTGCCATGCAGTATGCACCCATTGCCAAATTGTCAGGTGGTGAGAAGAGGCGTCTGTATCTGCTGAAGGTTCTGATGGAGGCGCCGAATGTGCTTCTTCTGGATGAGCCAAGTAATGATCTGGATATTCCTACACTGACCATTCTGGAGGATTATCTGGATTCTTTTGCAGGGATTGTGATCGCAGTGTCTCATGACAGGTATTTTCTGGATAATATTGTGGACAGGATTTTTGCTTTTGAGGGGAATGGACATCTGACCCAGTATGAGGGCGGATATACGGATTATACAGAGGCGCTGGCGAGAAAAGGCGGGGCAGTATCTGAAGGACAGAGCATTGCAGTTGGTGCGGAAAAGAAGAAGTCGGCTCAGGCAGACTGGAAGCAGAATCGTCCCCAGAAGCTGAAATTTACCTATAAAGAGCAGAGGGAATTTGAAACTATCGATGATGATATTGCAACGCTGGAGGAACTGCTGGAGAAGCTGGATAAGGATATGGAGGCCAATGCCACCAATTCTGTGAAGCTTCGTGAGATCATGGAGCAGAAGGAGAAGGCACAGGCAGATCTGGATGAGAAGATGGACAGGTGGGTTTATCTGAATGATCTGGCGGAGCGAATCGAGGCACAAAAAAGTGAAAAGTGA
- the plsX gene encoding phosphate acyltransferase PlsX produces MAEQVRVVVDAMGGDNAPAEPVRAAVEAVTERQDIKVILTGKQEVIDKELAKYSGYPKNQIQVVNASQVIETAEPPVFAIRKKKDSSIVVGLNMVKKQEADAFVSSGSTGAVLVGGQVLVGRSKGVERPPLAPLIPTTKGVSLLIDCGANVDARPSHLVQFAKMGSIYMENVVGIKNPKVAIVNNGAEEEKGNALVKETFPLLKECKSINFIGSIEARDIPAGYADVVVCEAFVGNVILKLYEGVGSALVQKIKEGMMTSTRSKIGALLVKPALKETLKSFDATEYGGAPLLGLKGLVVKTHGSAKAIEIKHGIFQCVQFKQEKINEKIAERILEDQEVLKSGAE; encoded by the coding sequence ATGGCAGAACAGGTCAGAGTTGTAGTGGACGCAATGGGCGGGGATAATGCCCCGGCAGAACCTGTCAGAGCTGCAGTGGAAGCTGTAACAGAGAGACAGGACATAAAAGTAATTCTTACAGGAAAACAGGAAGTGATAGATAAGGAACTGGCGAAATATTCCGGATATCCGAAGAACCAGATTCAGGTTGTCAATGCATCCCAGGTGATCGAGACAGCAGAACCCCCTGTTTTTGCGATCCGTAAGAAAAAAGATTCATCAATCGTAGTAGGTTTGAATATGGTTAAGAAACAGGAGGCAGATGCCTTTGTTTCATCAGGAAGTACAGGAGCTGTTCTTGTTGGCGGACAGGTACTGGTAGGCAGAAGTAAAGGTGTGGAGAGGCCGCCTCTTGCACCGTTGATCCCTACCACGAAGGGTGTTTCCCTTCTGATCGACTGTGGTGCCAATGTGGATGCACGTCCATCGCATCTGGTGCAGTTTGCGAAGATGGGCTCTATTTATATGGAGAACGTAGTCGGTATTAAAAATCCAAAAGTTGCCATTGTAAATAACGGGGCGGAAGAGGAGAAGGGAAATGCACTTGTAAAAGAAACTTTCCCCCTTCTGAAAGAATGCAAAAGCATTAATTTCATCGGAAGTATAGAAGCCAGAGATATCCCGGCAGGATATGCGGATGTGGTCGTATGCGAAGCATTTGTGGGAAATGTGATCCTTAAATTATATGAGGGAGTTGGTTCTGCCCTGGTCCAGAAGATCAAAGAAGGAATGATGACCAGCACAAGAAGTAAGATCGGTGCACTTCTGGTAAAGCCTGCACTGAAAGAAACTCTGAAATCCTTTGATGCAACGGAATATGGCGGAGCACCGCTTCTGGGGCTTAAAGGACTTGTGGTAAAGACGCATGGAAGTGCCAAAGCCATTGAGATCAAACATGGTATTTTCCAGTGTGTACAGTTTAAACAGGAGAAGATCAACGAGAAGATCGCAGAGCGTATCCTGGAGGATCAGGAAGTACTGAAGTCCGGAGCAGAATAG
- the acpP gene encoding acyl carrier protein, whose product MELEKIKAIIAEVLNIDADSITEDTTFVDDLGADSLDIFQIIMGIEEEYDIELDNESVEQIQTVGDAVEAIRTIK is encoded by the coding sequence ATGGAACTGGAGAAAATAAAAGCTATCATAGCAGAGGTTCTGAATATTGATGCAGATTCGATCACAGAAGACACTACATTTGTAGATGATCTTGGTGCAGACTCTCTTGATATTTTTCAGATTATTATGGGGATTGAAGAGGAGTATGACATTGAGCTGGATAATGAATCTGTCGAACAGATTCAGACAGTTGGTGATGCTGTTGAAGCAATTCGGACAATTAAATAA
- the rnc gene encoding ribonuclease III gives MNRKTEELEEIIGYHFKNKHYLTQALTHSSYANEKKLGKLGSNERLEFLGDAVLELISSDYLYARFTQIPEGELTKKRASLVCEPSLAYCAREFGLPQFLLLGKGEDMTGGRNRDSIVSDATEALLGAIYLDGGFANAKEFVLNFILNDIEHKQLFYDSKTILQEIVQENGTQPVEYILTKEEGPDHNKNFTVEARVNGKVMGQGSGHTKKAAEQAAAYQAIRVLRK, from the coding sequence ATGAATAGAAAGACAGAAGAATTAGAAGAAATCATAGGATATCATTTTAAAAATAAACATTATCTTACACAGGCACTGACTCACAGTTCCTATGCAAATGAGAAGAAGCTGGGGAAGCTGGGCAGCAATGAGAGACTGGAGTTTCTGGGAGATGCTGTGCTGGAGCTGATCAGCAGTGATTATCTGTATGCAAGATTTACCCAGATACCGGAGGGAGAGCTGACAAAGAAGAGAGCCAGCCTGGTGTGTGAGCCAAGCCTTGCCTATTGTGCAAGAGAATTCGGACTGCCGCAGTTTCTGTTGCTTGGAAAGGGCGAGGATATGACAGGCGGAAGAAACAGGGATTCTATCGTCTCTGATGCAACAGAGGCTTTACTGGGAGCTATCTATCTGGATGGTGGTTTTGCTAATGCAAAGGAGTTTGTGCTGAATTTTATCCTGAATGATATTGAACACAAACAGCTCTTTTATGATAGCAAGACCATCCTGCAGGAAATCGTGCAGGAAAACGGAACACAGCCGGTGGAATATATTCTGACAAAAGAAGAAGGCCCGGATCATAACAAAAACTTTACTGTGGAGGCAAGAGTAAACGGAAAAGTGATGGGACAGGGAAGCGGTCATACAAAGAAAGCAGCAGAACAGGCCGCAGCATACCAGGCGATTCGTGTACTCAGAAAATAA